The sequence below is a genomic window from Ciceribacter thiooxidans.
CGTTTCGATGATCGTCGGACGTGATCCGGAGACGCTCGACGAGGCCGGTGTCGTCCGCGCTGCAATCGAGAGCCTTGCGGAAAATTTCGCCGACGGCACGGTGGCGCCGGCCTTCTGGTATGCCGTCGCCGGCCTGCCGGGTATTTTCGCCTACAAGATGCTGAACACCGCCGATTCGATGATCGGCCACAAGAGCCCGAAATATATCGACTTTGGCTGGGCCTCGGCCCGTCTCGACGATCTCGCCAACTGGCCGGCAGCGCGGCTGTCGAGCCTGCTGATCGCTGCCGGTGCTGCGATACGGCAGGGAACTGCCGCCGCTCGCCGTTCGCTCTCCGTCGCCTTCCGCGATAGCGGTCTCCACCGTTCTCCCAACTCCGGCTGGCCGGAAGCGGCGATGGCCGGTGCGCTCGACATCCGGCTCGCCGGTCCGCGCATCTATGGCGGCCAGGTGGTGAGCGAACCGATGATCAATGGCGCGGGCCGCGCCACGGCCGAAGCGGGCGAGATCGGCGCGGCAATCGGCATCTTCGACGCCGCCTGCTCGTCGCTTGCCGCGGTGGCGCTCGGTCTGACGGTGATCGCAATCCTTCTCTGACGGTGATTCCAGCCGTGTTGGTGTTTGTTTACTCCTTTTGCGCTAGTATGAAGCAGTGTTCACGCGCGACAGGGGTATCGGAGGGATGCGCCGGCTTGCTGTCTTGTTTCTGATCGCCGTTTTCTCGGCTGCCGGTCCTGCCGCGGCCGTTGCCGATACGGTCGTTGCCCGGATCAGCCTCTCGGCACAGACGATGCGGGTCTCGGTGAACGGCGAGCCTCAATATACCTGGAAGGTCTCGACCGCCCGCCGCGGTTACCGGACGCCGACGGGCATCTTCACCGCCCGCTGGGCATCGCGCTATCACCGGTCGCGCAAATATGACAACGCTCCGATGCCCTACGCGATCTTCTTCAAGGGGGGATACGCCATCCACGGCACTAACGAGGTGAGGAGCCTCGGGCGACCGGTCTCGCATGGTTGCGTCCGGCTCCACCCCGACAATGCGGCGATCTTCTTCCGCCTCGCGACCAGCAACGGGCTCGCCAATACGAAGATCATCATCGCGCGCTGAGATTGCAGAACTGCGCCATTCCCACTCGGGATGAGTGTCATGCGGTCTTCAGGCTGTTTTGCCGGTAGAATCAGTCGTTTCCGGCGACGCAGCGCAGCCGTTCGAGGCTCGGCACGGTGACGTGGCGATTGTTCTCGATGACGATGATGCCTTCCTTGCGCAGCTTCGTCATCTGCCGGCTTACGGTCTCGATGGTGAGGCCGAGGAAATCGGCGATATCGGCACGCGACAGAGGCAGGTCGAACGTGCGCGGGCTCGCGTTCTCCGGATCGATATGGGTTGCGATCAGGTGCAGGAAACTTGCAACCTTCTCCTGGGCCGTCTTGCGGCCGAGGGTCAGCATCCAGTCGCGCGCCTCGTCGAGTTCCTTCAGCGACTGCTCGTAGAGCATTCGCTCGAAATCCGGCGTCTCGTTGACGATACGGTCGATGAGTGCCCGCGGGAAGGTGCAGATCTCGGTGTCGGTCGCCGCCTCGGCGGTGACGGTGCTCTCTTCCTGATGCGGTCGACCGAGGAAATCCGGCGCGAACTGCAGACCGACGATCTGCTGACGGCCGTCAGCCATCATTTTGGAGAGCTTCACTACCCCGTTCAGGATGTTGCTGTAGGTGGAGACGGACTCGCCCTGGCCAATGACCTCGTTTCCGGCCTCGACCTTGCGGCGGGAGGAATGCTTGTTGAGTTCCATCAGTTGCGGAACGCTGAGGCTCGCGCAGACACCACCATGGCGTGCTTCACAGGCCTTGCAGACCGCAGGGCCTTCACACTCCAGAACATTTCTCTTGAGGGCATCCATAATGTCGATCGGTCTCATCTGCCCGCCCATCCCTACGCCTTACCGCGCTTACAAGGAACGCCCTGTTTCGACCGCGAAAGGTGCTGAGCACCCTCCGGTTTTCCTATGCCGTAATTTTAACAGCAAATTGATCGAAGTCAAAGGCTGGGGGCTCTTCTACTGTTAATAATTAAGCAATTGCTTATCCTGACAATTGCGGTGAAGTTCATGCGAGAAGGCCTTCTGGGCAAGTATTCCGGCGCGGTGCCACGTTACACGAGTTATCCGACCGCGCCACATTTTCACGAAGGCATCGGCTGCGACAAATATGCGCAATGGCTACAGAATCTTGGAAAAGGGCAAGATATCTCGCTCTATATCCACATTCCTTATTGTGACCGTTTGTGCTGGTTCTGCGCCTGCCATACAAAACACACGCTGAAATAC
It includes:
- the cbiB gene encoding adenosylcobinamide-phosphate synthase CbiB; the protein is MSVMIFAILFLALVLDRLVGDPAWLWQRVRHPVVVFGAAIDALDRRMNRESLAGVIRRRNGVLAIVLLLTGAALAGSLLHGFFAALGLVGLLPEVAVVAVLLAQKSLKDHVVAVADGLRQEGLAGGRRAVSMIVGRDPETLDEAGVVRAAIESLAENFADGTVAPAFWYAVAGLPGIFAYKMLNTADSMIGHKSPKYIDFGWASARLDDLANWPAARLSSLLIAAGAAIRQGTAAARRSLSVAFRDSGLHRSPNSGWPEAAMAGALDIRLAGPRIYGGQVVSEPMINGAGRATAEAGEIGAAIGIFDAACSSLAAVALGLTVIAILL
- a CDS encoding L,D-transpeptidase, with translation MRRLAVLFLIAVFSAAGPAAAVADTVVARISLSAQTMRVSVNGEPQYTWKVSTARRGYRTPTGIFTARWASRYHRSRKYDNAPMPYAIFFKGGYAIHGTNEVRSLGRPVSHGCVRLHPDNAAIFFRLATSNGLANTKIIIAR
- a CDS encoding Crp/Fnr family transcriptional regulator; this encodes MDALKRNVLECEGPAVCKACEARHGGVCASLSVPQLMELNKHSSRRKVEAGNEVIGQGESVSTYSNILNGVVKLSKMMADGRQQIVGLQFAPDFLGRPHQEESTVTAEAATDTEICTFPRALIDRIVNETPDFERMLYEQSLKELDEARDWMLTLGRKTAQEKVASFLHLIATHIDPENASPRTFDLPLSRADIADFLGLTIETVSRQMTKLRKEGIIVIENNRHVTVPSLERLRCVAGND